In the genome of Taurinivorans muris, one region contains:
- a CDS encoding MlaE family ABC transporter permease, with amino-acid sequence MDDLLLYSINGSYLEITAQGDWTIKNLSRSARQDLYERQKEVLSRIRKEKIQKIRLKYHSSAGRDPVWGSLLLSFFCSLADEAKKRKIECDAGALPLQMQELIAVSYASSAPRNAKQKSGGNPLTLLGSWAFYKIRQIKTAMDFVGEVAIALVQFVSGKAAVSSKDVWQEIYNAGASSLPIISLVSILLGLILAFVSAIQLQVLGAEIYVSSLITVSMVRVMSPVLTGIVIAGRIGASYAATIGSMQVNEEVDALKTFGINPMEFLVLPRFIALALMMPFLTVYSDFMGILGGYAVIFFGWDISFNAFLDNVRSFTQIQHIIVGLLHSFIFGILIALSGCYQGIVSGRDAEAVGRATTLAVVHSIIGIIVSTSILTIILSKFNL; translated from the coding sequence ATGGACGATTTGTTATTGTATTCAATAAACGGCTCTTATTTGGAAATAACCGCCCAAGGTGATTGGACAATAAAAAATCTTTCCCGTTCGGCACGGCAGGATTTGTACGAACGGCAAAAAGAAGTTTTATCCCGAATCCGCAAGGAAAAAATTCAGAAAATCCGATTGAAATACCATTCATCGGCAGGTCGTGACCCGGTTTGGGGTTCTCTTCTCTTATCCTTTTTTTGCTCTCTTGCCGATGAGGCGAAAAAAAGAAAAATAGAATGCGATGCTGGGGCGCTGCCTCTGCAAATGCAAGAACTTATCGCTGTCAGTTATGCAAGTTCCGCTCCCCGTAACGCAAAACAAAAATCGGGCGGAAACCCTTTAACCCTGTTAGGTTCTTGGGCGTTCTATAAAATCCGGCAGATTAAAACTGCAATGGATTTTGTCGGTGAAGTCGCCATCGCTTTGGTGCAGTTCGTGTCAGGCAAAGCCGCCGTCAGCTCCAAGGATGTTTGGCAGGAAATTTATAATGCGGGCGCTTCTTCCTTGCCTATCATTTCCCTTGTCAGCATATTGCTGGGGCTTATCTTGGCTTTTGTCAGCGCCATTCAATTACAGGTTCTCGGGGCTGAAATTTATGTTTCCTCTTTGATTACCGTTTCCATGGTTCGGGTGATGAGTCCGGTTTTAACGGGAATTGTCATCGCCGGACGGATTGGGGCGAGTTATGCCGCAACTATCGGGAGCATGCAGGTAAATGAAGAAGTTGACGCTTTAAAAACGTTTGGCATAAATCCTATGGAATTTTTGGTTTTGCCGCGTTTTATAGCATTGGCTTTGATGATGCCTTTTTTGACGGTCTATTCCGATTTCATGGGTATTTTGGGCGGATATGCGGTTATTTTCTTTGGCTGGGACATATCGTTCAATGCTTTTTTGGATAATGTGAGAAGCTTTACGCAGATTCAGCATATTATCGTAGGGCTGCTTCATTCTTTTATTTTTGGCATACTGATAGCCTTATCCGGCTGTTATCAGGGTATTGTGAGCGGGCGTGACGCTGAAGCCGTCGGACGGGCGACAACGCTGGCGGTTGTTCATTCCATTATCGGCATAATCGTATCAACCTCGATTTTAACCATTATTTTAAGCAAGTTCAATTTATAA
- a CDS encoding PqiC family protein yields the protein MPTSVYIIDVPNEYAEQYRNRLQTGSGPVFAIMHINIPSYLNRPQIVMRDKGAKIIIEERHRWGENLDKAISRVLSDALTNNLTAINGVAVPLKLGMHPDYTIQVDISHFEGNINDYLELDAFWTLQKGGMKILQASFYKKLSVEHNYSGFVQAYGELLYLLAQAMSDAIYAHIR from the coding sequence ATGCCTACCAGTGTCTATATCATTGATGTTCCAAACGAGTACGCGGAGCAGTACAGGAACAGGCTGCAAACAGGTTCGGGACCGGTTTTTGCCATTATGCATATCAATATTCCTTCATATTTGAACAGACCGCAAATTGTTATGCGCGATAAAGGGGCGAAAATCATTATTGAAGAGCGCCACCGCTGGGGTGAAAACTTGGATAAGGCGATAAGCCGGGTTTTGTCCGATGCTTTAACCAATAATTTAACGGCAATAAACGGAGTCGCCGTTCCTTTAAAACTCGGCATGCATCCTGATTATACAATTCAAGTCGATATCAGCCATTTTGAAGGCAATATCAATGATTATCTGGAATTAGACGCTTTTTGGACGCTGCAAAAAGGCGGAATGAAAATTTTGCAGGCCAGTTTTTATAAGAAATTGTCTGTGGAGCATAATTATTCAGGTTTTGTGCAAGCTTATGGGGAATTGCTTTATTTGTTGGCGCAGGCCATGTCCGATGCAATTTATGCACATATCCGGTAA
- the trpS gene encoding tryptophan--tRNA ligase: MIEQTAKIQNSCTVSGMRPTGPLHIGHYFGALKNFVEMQEDNKAFFFVADWHALTSDYADTSRINEFVDEMVLDWLSVGLDPNKCTIFRQSQIKQHAELHLLFSMITPNSWLERNPTYKELQQEISTKDLGNYGFLGYPVLMASDILIYRPNWVPVGQDQLPHMELTREIARRFNYLYGETFPEPQAKLTPAAKCPGLDGRKMSKSYGNGIFLSDTMETIAPKVKSMFTDPARLRKSDPGNPNVCNLFPYHVLLTDADKQNEIREGCKNASLGCVECKKIFMQSLEAFLAPIHERRAAITKDYIHDVLAKGNEVARKNAEETMRTVRQQMKLV, translated from the coding sequence ATGATTGAACAGACAGCGAAAATTCAAAATTCCTGCACGGTTTCCGGTATGCGTCCGACAGGACCGCTGCATATCGGGCATTATTTCGGAGCGCTGAAAAATTTTGTTGAAATGCAGGAAGATAATAAGGCTTTTTTCTTTGTGGCGGACTGGCATGCGCTTACCAGCGATTATGCGGATACTTCACGTATCAATGAATTTGTTGACGAAATGGTTCTCGACTGGCTGAGCGTCGGTCTTGACCCGAATAAATGCACAATTTTCCGTCAATCCCAAATAAAACAGCATGCGGAACTGCATTTGCTTTTTTCCATGATAACGCCCAACAGCTGGCTTGAAAGAAACCCGACCTATAAAGAACTGCAGCAGGAAATTTCAACAAAAGATTTGGGGAACTATGGTTTTTTAGGCTATCCGGTGCTTATGGCTTCAGATATTCTCATTTACCGTCCCAATTGGGTTCCGGTCGGGCAGGACCAGCTGCCCCATATGGAACTGACCCGCGAAATTGCACGCCGTTTCAATTACTTGTATGGGGAGACATTTCCGGAACCTCAGGCAAAGCTCACGCCTGCCGCGAAATGTCCCGGTCTTGACGGACGCAAGATGAGCAAAAGCTACGGAAATGGCATTTTCCTCAGCGATACCATGGAAACCATCGCTCCAAAAGTAAAATCCATGTTTACCGATCCTGCCCGTTTGCGCAAAAGCGATCCGGGAAATCCCAACGTGTGCAATTTATTTCCTTATCATGTTTTATTAACGGATGCGGATAAACAAAATGAGATACGGGAAGGCTGTAAGAATGCAAGCTTAGGCTGTGTTGAATGCAAAAAAATCTTTATGCAAAGTCTGGAAGCGTTTTTAGCTCCCATTCATGAAAGAAGAGCGGCGATCACCAAAGATTATATTCATGACGTGCTTGCGAAAGGCAATGAAGTCGCCCGTAAAAACGCGGAGGAAACTATGCGCACAGTCCGTCAGCAAATGAAATTGGTATAA
- a CDS encoding FlgO family outer membrane protein, translating to MIKRLIALSFLALSVYIVPCRAESGSGRTADEPLPVGDYGSYTFGEKEVIMVPNIANSSSVKLGIRKKQRPGEAYLNAHELRLKARELTSQLLEMWYPENIKGMVAYITTLTPQDDMRAETDLGQYLRQAFMYEFNQRGFAVRDFSARDLIINENGNAYGISDGTYKVSVLKNKAALVTGTFYRDEEYIFINVRLIRGSDGMVLRTAQIVMPVTPIVGRMTKVKPKPLPPVLPSTSIKVVPGE from the coding sequence ATGATAAAACGATTGATAGCTTTGAGTTTTTTGGCTCTTAGTGTTTACATAGTTCCTTGCCGCGCCGAAAGCGGTTCAGGGCGGACAGCCGATGAGCCTTTGCCCGTCGGTGATTACGGAAGTTATACGTTCGGTGAAAAAGAAGTCATCATGGTTCCCAACATCGCCAACAGCTCTTCCGTAAAACTCGGTATCAGAAAAAAACAGCGTCCGGGCGAAGCATACCTGAACGCCCATGAGCTGCGGTTAAAAGCCCGTGAACTTACTTCCCAGCTTTTGGAAATGTGGTATCCCGAAAACATAAAAGGAATGGTCGCTTATATCACGACCCTCACTCCGCAGGACGACATGCGGGCGGAAACGGACTTGGGGCAGTATTTGCGTCAGGCTTTCATGTATGAATTCAATCAGCGGGGTTTTGCCGTCCGGGATTTCAGTGCAAGGGACCTCATTATTAATGAAAACGGCAATGCCTATGGGATAAGCGACGGAACGTACAAGGTTTCCGTGCTTAAAAATAAAGCGGCTCTTGTTACCGGCACGTTTTACCGCGATGAAGAATATATTTTTATCAATGTCCGTTTGATACGGGGCAGTGACGGCATGGTTTTGCGGACGGCGCAAATCGTTATGCCCGTGACGCCCATAGTCGGCAGAATGACAAAAGTGAAACCGAAGCCTTTGCCTCCTGTTTTGCCAAGCACCTCCATAAAAGTAGTTCCCGGTGAATAG
- a CDS encoding site-2 protease family protein produces MNNFELAAALQKLSYSFIPVLLGIILHEVAHGYVAYKKGDPTAMMFGRITLNPLPHIDPVGLIVFVFTALFSPFVFGWAKPVPVNPRYFKNIRRDMMFVSVAGPMANLFLALFFALLLRVLLLFPNETLMGFGPSLDFIINMCVVGIWANIGLMWLNLMPIPPLDGSKILMGILPAKMAYQFEMFGRYGMLVLMLLIFTGLFSYIVMPFIRGTGFLILSIFGLN; encoded by the coding sequence ATGAATAACTTTGAGTTAGCAGCGGCATTGCAGAAATTGTCCTATTCATTCATTCCGGTTTTGCTCGGAATTATTTTGCATGAAGTGGCACATGGTTATGTCGCTTATAAAAAAGGCGATCCCACTGCCATGATGTTTGGCAGAATTACCCTGAATCCTTTGCCTCATATCGATCCCGTCGGGTTGATTGTTTTTGTTTTTACGGCGCTGTTCAGTCCTTTTGTTTTTGGCTGGGCCAAGCCGGTTCCGGTCAATCCCCGTTATTTTAAAAATATCCGCAGGGATATGATGTTTGTTTCCGTTGCGGGACCTATGGCAAATCTTTTTTTAGCCTTGTTTTTTGCATTGTTGCTGCGGGTATTGCTTTTGTTTCCGAATGAAACGCTTATGGGATTCGGTCCGTCTCTGGACTTCATCATCAATATGTGCGTTGTGGGAATATGGGCGAACATAGGTCTTATGTGGCTCAATCTTATGCCTATCCCTCCGCTTGACGGTAGCAAAATCCTTATGGGGATCTTGCCTGCAAAAATGGCTTATCAATTTGAAATGTTCGGGCGTTACGGTATGCTTGTTTTGATGCTGCTCATTTTTACTGGGCTTTTCAGCTATATCGTCATGCCTTTCATTCGTGGCACGGGATTTCTTATTTTGTCAATATTCGGTTTAAATTAG
- a CDS encoding Lrp/AsnC family transcriptional regulator — MSYQLNDADKKILDIIQSNFPLSSRPYKVIGDEIGMEEEEVLANVLNLKKQGIIRRLGANFQSKKLGFRSTLCAAKVPDDKLDLFIQEVNAKKGVTHNYLRKHEYNVWFTLIGPSWENVCETLAGITAKTGIEILNLPATKLFKIRVDFAMQDD, encoded by the coding sequence ATGAGTTACCAATTAAATGACGCCGATAAAAAAATATTGGATATCATTCAATCGAATTTTCCTTTGTCTTCCCGTCCTTACAAAGTCATAGGCGATGAAATCGGCATGGAAGAAGAAGAGGTTCTGGCCAATGTTCTGAATTTAAAAAAACAGGGCATTATCCGGCGTTTGGGGGCGAATTTTCAGTCCAAAAAATTGGGTTTCCGTTCAACCCTCTGCGCCGCGAAAGTTCCGGATGATAAATTGGATTTGTTCATTCAGGAAGTGAACGCAAAAAAAGGCGTGACGCATAATTATTTGAGAAAGCATGAATATAATGTCTGGTTTACACTGATAGGTCCTTCTTGGGAAAATGTCTGCGAAACGTTGGCTGGCATCACCGCAAAAACCGGAATCGAAATTTTGAATCTGCCGGCGACAAAGCTGTTTAAAATCCGTGTTGATTTCGCAATGCAGGATGATTAA
- a CDS encoding MlaD family protein translates to MFKNKTVVGAFVFGSIVLVCLAFFLLGYGNYGTKQSSFALFFDSSLRGLNINSPVFFNGVPVGRVRSIYIVPTSEIASFKTVVIIELNENSGGVDSINENHNFLYYIDDENYVYELIDKGLRAKLTTASLITGQLVVDLVMVNDPEPLSQEKKQKYEGIVQIPTLPNVFESILSNVEDLPIRDISKNVLLLLENANTALAEINVPEMSKNLNAALAKVNELENETKNTVLEYRKLAQLFNHAVPAILKYVDRFAKNGSRLTQDDSAFMQEVFLTLQSLRDAANSISHLAELLENQPDALIFGKAK, encoded by the coding sequence GTGTTTAAAAATAAAACAGTTGTCGGGGCTTTTGTTTTTGGTTCTATTGTATTGGTATGCTTAGCTTTTTTTCTGCTTGGTTATGGAAATTACGGAACAAAGCAGTCTTCGTTCGCGTTGTTTTTCGATTCCTCGCTGCGCGGCTTGAATATAAATTCCCCCGTGTTTTTTAATGGTGTTCCTGTCGGGCGTGTCCGTTCAATTTACATTGTGCCCACTTCCGAAATCGCTTCTTTTAAAACTGTCGTTATTATTGAACTTAATGAAAATTCCGGGGGAGTGGATTCAATCAATGAAAATCATAATTTCCTCTATTACATTGATGACGAAAATTATGTGTATGAGCTTATTGACAAAGGACTGCGGGCGAAACTCACGACAGCGAGCCTGATTACGGGGCAGCTTGTTGTGGATTTGGTCATGGTTAATGACCCCGAACCCTTATCTCAGGAAAAGAAACAAAAATATGAAGGGATTGTGCAAATTCCGACTTTGCCTAACGTTTTTGAGAGCATTTTATCCAATGTTGAAGATTTGCCTATCCGCGACATCAGTAAAAACGTATTGCTTTTATTGGAGAATGCAAATACCGCTTTGGCTGAAATCAATGTGCCTGAAATGAGCAAAAATTTAAATGCCGCTCTTGCTAAAGTCAACGAACTTGAAAATGAAACCAAAAATACCGTTTTGGAATACAGAAAATTGGCTCAGCTGTTTAATCATGCTGTTCCTGCTATTTTGAAATATGTTGACAGGTTTGCAAAAAACGGTTCGCGTCTGACACAGGACGATTCCGCTTTCATGCAGGAAGTATTTTTAACCTTGCAGTCACTGCGTGATGCCGCCAACTCCATTTCACATTTAGCTGAACTTTTGGAAAACCAACCGGATGCATTAATCTTCGGAAAGGCGAAATAA
- a CDS encoding AMP-binding protein, which translates to MHFIIRFLLKIFFRVQVIDIEHYTNAGDRVLLVSNCGSLLDPLLLSCFLNNRITVAIDSKIYKKWWIRPFLLCSKILEADFNSPISTLKLVNALEKHEHCMVFHEKSFMQDSHFMKILEATAMIAERTEAKIVPVRISGAAYSKFSYFRHKQLLRYFPKITLTVLPAQSIDKDLTVSGKKRRKLNAIRLYDIMSNLLLESTNTDMNFAQAFVEAMKVHGKKYIIAEDQERKCVDYKTILLKANVLGRALARLTKNELRLGFMLPSSLAGIVSFLGFHLTQKIPVMINFTAGAYSVVGSCQTLDLKTVVSSRTFIRLGELEFLEKAILDAGMRILYLEDIAKRIAFTDKIKGLLATMFCHVVKTPASEPFAILFTSGTEGLPKSVFISHKNVLVNKEQALGVLSVHSGDRLFNCLPLFHVFGLGVGTVLPLTSGIKVFFYPSPLHFRIVPKLYYESQSTVICGTDTFLAGYARYGRPYDFCNTRLVIEGAEKLRESTAKTWKEKFGVEIMEGYGATETSPVLSVNTDANKAKNSVGRLLPGLEYKLKKVEGITEGGSLCVKGDNVMLGYMRASNKGVLEKPRAEIDGQILEGWYDTGDIVEVDQYGFIYIKGRAKRFAKLGGEMVSLVAIEMALSELWPDVPLGIVAVPDSKKGEQLVLIIEKQDVTTNEIATYFATKGVSALWTPKKILCVKQAPLLGSGKFDYNKAKVMADEMTAS; encoded by the coding sequence TTGCATTTTATCATACGTTTTTTATTGAAAATATTCTTTAGGGTTCAAGTTATCGATATTGAACACTATACGAACGCAGGCGACAGGGTTTTGCTTGTTTCAAACTGCGGTTCTTTGCTTGACCCTCTCCTGCTTTCCTGTTTTTTGAATAATAGGATTACGGTCGCCATTGACAGTAAGATTTATAAAAAATGGTGGATACGTCCGTTTTTATTGTGTTCTAAAATTTTAGAGGCTGATTTCAATTCCCCCATATCAACGCTTAAGCTTGTCAACGCTCTTGAAAAGCACGAACATTGTATGGTTTTTCATGAAAAATCGTTCATGCAGGACAGTCATTTCATGAAAATCCTCGAAGCGACAGCCATGATAGCGGAAAGGACGGAGGCTAAAATCGTTCCCGTACGTATCAGCGGCGCCGCCTATTCAAAATTTTCCTATTTTCGCCATAAACAGCTTTTGCGGTATTTTCCTAAAATTACTTTGACAGTTCTTCCGGCGCAGAGCATTGACAAAGATTTAACGGTAAGCGGCAAAAAACGCAGAAAATTGAATGCGATAAGACTGTATGACATCATGAGCAACCTTCTTCTTGAATCCACAAATACCGATATGAATTTCGCCCAAGCTTTTGTGGAAGCGATGAAAGTTCACGGAAAAAAATACATCATTGCTGAAGATCAGGAAAGAAAGTGTGTTGATTACAAGACAATTTTATTGAAAGCGAATGTTCTCGGACGTGCCCTTGCCAGGTTGACAAAAAACGAGCTGCGCCTCGGTTTCATGCTTCCCAGTTCGTTGGCGGGTATTGTGTCTTTTTTGGGATTTCATTTAACACAAAAAATTCCTGTCATGATAAATTTTACGGCAGGAGCCTATTCTGTTGTGGGCAGCTGCCAAACTTTGGATTTGAAAACCGTTGTTTCTTCGCGTACTTTTATCAGGCTCGGCGAGTTGGAATTTTTGGAAAAAGCCATTCTGGACGCGGGCATGCGCATTCTTTACTTGGAGGATATTGCGAAACGCATTGCTTTTACGGATAAGATCAAAGGGCTTCTTGCGACAATGTTTTGCCATGTTGTAAAAACTCCTGCAAGCGAACCTTTCGCCATTCTTTTTACTTCCGGCACGGAGGGATTGCCAAAATCTGTTTTTATCAGCCATAAAAACGTTCTTGTGAACAAAGAGCAAGCCCTCGGGGTTTTGTCCGTCCATTCCGGAGACAGGCTTTTCAACTGTTTGCCTCTATTCCATGTTTTTGGGCTTGGCGTGGGTACTGTTTTGCCTTTGACAAGCGGCATTAAGGTATTTTTCTATCCTTCTCCGCTGCATTTCAGAATTGTGCCGAAACTGTATTATGAAAGCCAGTCAACGGTCATTTGCGGAACGGATACGTTTTTGGCAGGCTATGCACGCTACGGGCGTCCTTATGATTTTTGCAATACCCGGCTTGTTATCGAAGGCGCGGAAAAACTTCGCGAATCAACAGCCAAGACTTGGAAAGAAAAATTCGGCGTTGAAATTATGGAAGGATACGGTGCGACGGAAACTTCCCCTGTCCTTTCCGTGAATACGGATGCTAACAAGGCAAAAAACAGCGTGGGCAGATTGCTGCCCGGACTCGAATACAAACTGAAAAAAGTTGAAGGCATAACGGAAGGCGGCTCTTTATGCGTCAAGGGTGATAATGTCATGCTCGGGTATATGCGTGCAAGCAACAAAGGGGTTTTGGAAAAACCCCGAGCCGAAATTGACGGGCAAATCCTTGAGGGGTGGTATGACACGGGCGATATTGTGGAAGTCGATCAATACGGTTTTATTTACATAAAAGGGCGTGCGAAGCGCTTTGCCAAATTGGGCGGGGAAATGGTTTCTCTTGTCGCTATTGAAATGGCTTTGTCGGAATTATGGCCTGACGTGCCCTTGGGAATTGTTGCTGTTCCTGATTCCAAAAAAGGGGAACAGCTTGTTCTTATCATTGAAAAGCAGGATGTCACCACAAATGAAATCGCGACGTATTTTGCAACAAAAGGCGTTTCCGCTTTGTGGACGCCGAAGAAAATTTTGTGCGTGAAACAAGCGCCTTTGCTTGGAAGCGGCAAATTTGATTATAACAAAGCAAAGGTGATGGCAGACGAAATGACGGCAAGCTGA
- the rfaE2 gene encoding D-glycero-beta-D-manno-heptose 1-phosphate adenylyltransferase: protein MCGLETAKNRIERYKQQGKKIVFTNGCFDILHVGHVDLLQRAKELGDILVLGLNSDTSVKNQGKGDDRPFNTYEARAFVLAHLESVDIVVSFDEDTPIKLIEAFVPHVLVKGGDWRIENIVGREIVEDNGGKVYSLPLIQGYSTTNLADKIAKTHHVSK, encoded by the coding sequence ATGTGCGGTCTTGAAACGGCGAAAAACCGAATTGAACGGTATAAGCAGCAAGGTAAGAAAATTGTTTTTACAAACGGTTGTTTTGATATTTTGCATGTCGGACATGTTGATTTGCTGCAAAGGGCGAAAGAACTTGGCGATATTCTCGTGCTTGGTTTGAATAGCGATACGTCTGTGAAAAATCAGGGCAAAGGGGACGACCGCCCGTTTAATACGTATGAGGCGAGAGCTTTTGTGCTTGCGCATTTGGAAAGCGTGGATATTGTCGTTTCTTTTGATGAAGACACGCCTATAAAGCTGATTGAAGCGTTTGTGCCCCATGTCTTGGTGAAAGGCGGAGATTGGCGGATAGAGAATATCGTGGGCAGGGAAATTGTTGAAGACAATGGGGGCAAGGTTTATTCCTTACCGCTTATCCAAGGTTATTCAACCACAAATTTGGCTGATAAGATTGCAAAAACACATCACGTGTCGAAATAA
- a CDS encoding ABC transporter ATP-binding protein yields MQASFIDVKNLTVAYGSKIIQQNLTFSVKEKDIFVIMGGSGCGKSSLLRVLMGLLKPCAGQVFYRGVDFWGNEKVQQDILRSIGVMFQGGALWTSRTLAENIAIPLEQFTNLNARQIYEVARYKLAQVGLSGFEEYYPSEISGGMRKRAGIARALALDPDFVFLDEPSAGLDPVSSARLDELILQLRDSLGMTIIIVTHELASIFAVANNAVWLDAQSKTMLAEGNPHELLKHGPEAVRKFLKREAG; encoded by the coding sequence ATGCAGGCTTCATTCATTGATGTAAAGAATTTAACCGTCGCGTACGGAAGTAAAATCATTCAGCAAAATTTAACGTTTTCGGTGAAAGAAAAAGATATTTTTGTGATAATGGGAGGCAGCGGATGCGGTAAAAGTTCTTTGCTCCGGGTCTTGATGGGGCTTTTGAAACCATGTGCGGGGCAGGTTTTTTATCGCGGTGTCGATTTTTGGGGCAATGAAAAAGTGCAGCAGGATATTTTGCGCTCGATAGGGGTGATGTTTCAGGGCGGGGCGTTATGGACTTCCAGAACCTTGGCAGAAAATATCGCTATTCCTTTGGAACAGTTTACGAATTTAAATGCCAGACAGATTTATGAAGTGGCAAGGTATAAACTTGCACAAGTCGGTTTGAGCGGATTTGAAGAGTATTATCCGTCTGAAATCAGCGGCGGTATGCGAAAAAGGGCAGGCATTGCACGGGCTTTGGCTCTTGACCCCGATTTTGTTTTTTTGGATGAGCCTTCAGCCGGGCTTGACCCCGTGAGTTCCGCCCGTTTGGATGAACTTATTTTGCAGCTGCGTGACAGTTTGGGTATGACGATTATTATCGTGACTCATGAATTGGCAAGTATTTTTGCTGTTGCAAACAACGCGGTCTGGCTTGATGCGCAGTCTAAAACCATGCTTGCGGAAGGCAATCCCCATGAATTGCTGAAACATGGTCCTGAGGCTGTGCGGAAATTTTTAAAACGGGAAGCAGGGTAG
- a CDS encoding FlgO family outer membrane protein gives MKRIIILTLLLLSMLIPFTAAANDFSSSLNRALSTLLGTGYVPACADEIVNTMDKQLLELLGENYTRKNLRIIMTVPVNINDFEKTNTLSRQIAEEIANKLKIKGYRTFEIRRGTDIEIFPHKGEFLLSRKHEELLRTEFEVELVLTGTYTITSRSVRYNCRLLHASSHEVIASGNGTVPVYAEIYPLLEEEPDEEPVLAPSVRTKL, from the coding sequence ATGAAAAGAATAATCATCTTGACCCTTCTTTTGCTTTCAATGCTTATTCCTTTTACGGCAGCGGCGAATGATTTCAGCTCATCATTGAACAGGGCATTGTCAACGCTCTTGGGAACAGGATATGTTCCCGCCTGCGCGGATGAAATTGTCAATACCATGGATAAACAGCTTCTTGAATTGCTCGGCGAAAATTACACCCGTAAGAATTTAAGAATTATCATGACAGTACCTGTCAATATTAATGATTTTGAAAAGACCAATACCTTATCCCGTCAAATCGCGGAAGAAATCGCCAATAAGCTGAAAATAAAAGGGTATAGGACTTTCGAGATACGCAGGGGAACCGATATTGAAATTTTTCCCCATAAAGGCGAGTTCCTTTTGTCAAGAAAGCATGAGGAATTGCTCAGAACCGAATTTGAAGTCGAACTCGTGCTTACCGGCACATATACGATAACAAGCCGTTCCGTCCGTTACAATTGCCGTTTGCTTCATGCAAGTTCCCATGAAGTGATCGCATCCGGAAACGGTACAGTGCCTGTTTATGCGGAAATTTACCCGTTGCTTGAGGAAGAGCCTGACGAAGAACCGGTATTGGCGCCAAGCGTGCGGACGAAATTATAA